The following are encoded together in the Pirellulales bacterium genome:
- a CDS encoding ABC transporter ATP-binding protein codes for MIRTAEPQIELRHLHRVFEQTHAVNDVSFEVYAGEVFVYIGPNGAGKTTSMRILATLDEPTAGDAFVDGFSVVDDPDRVRRRLGFMPDYFGTYQNVNVHEYLDFFARAYGLVGQERLRAIGEVMEFTLLDSLAHKPIDGLSKGMKQRLCLGRTMIHNPSVLILDEPAAGLDPRARIELREMIGRLADAGKAILISSHILTELAEIADRVAIIEQGRLLAVGSVAEISAGVQSRSTARVRVLDNIDGLRHWLAARDDILDLHVDGELAVFTHAGGRESEAQLLRELIEAGFPVVEFGAHHKSLEDVFLHVTEGRVQ; via the coding sequence ATGATTCGCACTGCCGAGCCACAAATCGAGTTACGACATTTGCACCGTGTGTTCGAACAAACGCATGCCGTAAATGATGTATCGTTCGAGGTGTATGCGGGTGAGGTGTTCGTATACATCGGTCCGAACGGCGCTGGCAAGACCACGAGCATGCGAATTTTGGCAACGCTCGATGAACCGACGGCGGGCGATGCGTTTGTCGATGGTTTCTCGGTGGTCGACGATCCGGATCGCGTGCGGCGGCGACTGGGGTTCATGCCCGATTATTTTGGAACGTACCAAAATGTCAACGTGCATGAATACCTTGACTTTTTCGCGCGCGCTTATGGGCTGGTGGGGCAGGAGCGGCTGCGGGCCATTGGTGAGGTGATGGAGTTCACGCTGCTCGACTCGCTTGCTCACAAACCAATCGACGGTCTGTCGAAGGGTATGAAGCAGCGGCTTTGTTTGGGCCGAACCATGATTCACAATCCGTCTGTTCTAATTCTCGACGAACCAGCGGCTGGGCTCGATCCGCGGGCACGCATCGAGCTGCGAGAGATGATTGGGCGACTGGCGGACGCGGGCAAAGCGATTCTCATCAGCTCACACATCCTCACGGAGCTTGCGGAAATCGCCGACCGAGTGGCGATCATCGAGCAGGGAAGACTGTTGGCCGTGGGATCGGTCGCCGAAATTAGCGCCGGCGTGCAGTCGCGCAGCACCGCGCGAGTACGGGTGTTGGATAATATCGACGGGCTACGACATTGGCTGGCCGCGCGCGATGATATCCTTGATCTCCATGTCGACGGTGAACTCGCCGTCTTCACTCACGCGGGCGGGCGTGAATCCGAGGCCCAGTTGCTGCGCGAACTCATTGAAGCCGGCTTTCCGGTCGTGGAGTTCGGCGCCCATCACAAAAGCTTGGAGGACGTGTTCTTGCATGTTACCGAGGGGCGCGTGCAATGA